The following proteins are encoded in a genomic region of Moorena sp. SIOASIH:
- a CDS encoding ATP-binding protein, with protein sequence MFSWKRAQIPLCLGAFLISVLISLLTIAPSQAQSQASKTLPPLKITQGWHYLWGDVSINNLHHAKGCTKVEIAKGDPCWQSFTFPERLWKSQQDQQQNNVWLGVRLPDGKWQSPTLYLGAVPNILEAYLDEQLIYTRLSPNSLPPANGEGYQWPIVPLDSNFSGKSLFINVYVGGDKSIYIGFFDRIVIGSKFNVIRCLFKDEISTVLGCIFILIGLWFSLTCLFRSQDKRLILAFALLAIAGGVYNISQSTIIPLLFKDSMNWEYSRYTAFCFLPILSLIGFEQIFGSGYFSIIQRLWQIHLIYSVISLGLIVIYKSYWLYERSIDHYLLLASTIILLLHAIPIAITKKNYYAKLFSLGLSILAIAGMHDILVYRFELENWYQRFYPWGMLLFILSLGLILERRFAETRRLLQEYNHKLETKNAALQKMDQLKNEFLANTSHELKTPLNGIIGIAESLIDGATGELSQPTASNLSLIVSSGKRLTQLVNDLLDFSALKHKQINLRIKPVGMREITEVVLLLSRPLVGNKNLQLINQVSSSSPPVDADENRLQQILYNLVGNAIKFTEHGTIKVSAEVIKSYLKITVYDTGIGIPPDKLDRIFEAFEQGDGSINRKYGGVGLGLAVTKKLVQLHGGDIDVESTPNRGSRFSFTLPISTGKVQRKQREEVSQVQNYLAMASDSDHLISDHLISDHLISDHLISDQNLSSPTVEAFNILIVDDEPVNLQVLVNHLSLHNYNIIQAVNGLDAFTKICQGCRPDLILLDIMMPKMTGYEFCKKIRQKFLPNELPVVLLTAKNQISDLVAGFAAGANDYLTKPISKNELLARIKTHLQLAKINVAYGRFVPREFLQFLERESILDVQLGDYVQKEMTVLFSDIRSFTSLSERMSPEENFNFINGYLSRVSPVIRNYKGFIDKYIGDAVMALFPEKADHALNAAIEMQKQVYLYNSHRHNSGYEAIAIGIGLHKGSLILGTVGESQRMDTTVIADTVNLASRLESLTKIYGTEILISKPTLTDLDNRESYHYRCLGRVKVKGKSQPVEIFEVYDANPEDLIAFKSNTTPRFEEAVAYYVEEDFAQAQQIFEELLQSNHQDRVVELYIERCAKAQVFGVSELDIVIT encoded by the coding sequence ATGTTTAGTTGGAAACGTGCCCAAATCCCCTTGTGTTTGGGTGCTTTTTTGATATCAGTGCTGATTAGCCTATTAACCATAGCACCTAGTCAAGCACAATCTCAGGCATCTAAAACCTTGCCGCCATTGAAGATTACCCAAGGATGGCACTATCTCTGGGGTGATGTTTCTATCAATAACCTCCATCATGCCAAGGGTTGTACTAAGGTCGAGATTGCCAAGGGCGACCCTTGCTGGCAATCATTTACGTTTCCAGAAAGACTATGGAAGTCACAGCAAGATCAACAGCAAAACAATGTTTGGTTAGGGGTTAGGTTACCAGACGGGAAATGGCAATCTCCCACTCTTTATCTCGGAGCAGTTCCGAATATACTAGAAGCTTATTTAGATGAGCAACTGATTTATACCCGATTATCCCCTAACTCATTGCCTCCAGCTAATGGTGAAGGGTATCAATGGCCAATTGTTCCTCTTGATTCAAATTTTTCCGGCAAATCATTGTTCATTAATGTTTATGTCGGGGGTGATAAGTCTATTTACATCGGATTTTTCGACCGGATAGTTATTGGTTCTAAATTTAACGTAATTCGTTGTTTGTTCAAAGACGAAATAAGCACCGTTTTAGGATGTATTTTTATTTTAATTGGCTTGTGGTTTAGTTTAACTTGTTTATTCCGGTCTCAAGACAAACGATTAATTCTAGCCTTTGCATTATTAGCCATAGCTGGTGGCGTTTACAACATTAGTCAATCAACCATTATTCCCTTATTATTTAAGGATTCCATGAATTGGGAGTATAGTCGATATACGGCTTTTTGTTTTCTTCCTATTCTGAGCCTTATTGGTTTTGAACAAATATTTGGCTCAGGCTATTTTTCCATCATCCAGCGGTTATGGCAAATTCACCTAATTTATTCCGTAATTTCTTTAGGATTAATTGTTATATACAAAAGTTACTGGTTGTATGAGAGATCTATTGATCACTACCTGCTCCTGGCTAGTACAATAATTTTATTGCTCCATGCTATTCCTATAGCTATCACTAAGAAAAACTATTATGCTAAACTATTTAGTTTAGGATTATCTATCCTGGCTATAGCAGGAATGCATGATATTTTAGTTTATCGCTTTGAACTGGAAAATTGGTATCAACGATTCTATCCTTGGGGAATGTTGCTGTTTATCCTATCCTTAGGATTAATTTTAGAACGACGATTTGCTGAAACCAGGCGACTGCTACAGGAATATAACCATAAACTAGAAACCAAGAATGCTGCTCTTCAGAAAATGGATCAGCTCAAAAATGAATTCTTAGCTAATACATCTCATGAACTTAAAACACCTCTGAATGGCATTATCGGCATCGCTGAATCCCTGATTGATGGAGCAACAGGTGAGTTATCCCAGCCAACAGCATCTAATCTTTCTCTGATTGTCTCTAGTGGCAAACGGTTAACTCAGCTTGTTAACGATTTACTCGATTTTTCTGCCCTCAAGCATAAACAAATTAACCTGAGAATCAAGCCAGTGGGGATGCGAGAAATAACAGAAGTTGTTTTATTACTATCCCGTCCCCTTGTGGGTAATAAAAACCTACAACTGATTAATCAAGTTTCCTCATCGAGTCCCCCTGTGGATGCTGATGAAAACCGACTCCAACAGATTCTCTATAATTTGGTGGGTAATGCCATTAAATTTACTGAACATGGTACCATTAAAGTGTCAGCAGAGGTGATCAAGTCTTATCTAAAAATTACCGTTTATGATACAGGGATTGGTATCCCACCTGATAAATTAGACCGAATTTTTGAAGCTTTTGAACAAGGGGATGGCTCCATTAATAGGAAATATGGAGGAGTGGGGTTAGGTTTAGCTGTTACTAAAAAACTGGTGCAGCTCCACGGCGGAGATATTGATGTGGAGTCTACCCCAAACCGTGGCTCACGGTTTAGCTTCACCCTACCGATATCAACAGGTAAAGTACAGAGGAAACAGCGAGAGGAAGTTTCCCAGGTTCAGAATTATTTGGCGATGGCAAGTGACTCTGATCACCTGATATCTGATCACCTAATATCTGATCACCTGATATCTGATCACCTGATATCTGATCAGAACTTATCATCACCAACTGTGGAAGCCTTTAACATCTTGATTGTAGATGATGAACCAGTAAATCTTCAGGTTTTGGTCAACCATCTTTCTCTGCACAACTATAATATTATTCAAGCAGTTAATGGCCTAGATGCATTCACAAAAATTTGCCAAGGATGCAGACCAGACTTGATTTTACTGGATATTATGATGCCGAAAATGACCGGCTATGAGTTCTGTAAAAAAATTCGTCAAAAATTTCTACCGAATGAACTACCGGTGGTGTTGTTAACGGCTAAAAATCAGATCTCAGATTTGGTAGCAGGATTTGCAGCAGGAGCGAATGATTATTTAACTAAGCCCATATCCAAGAATGAATTGCTAGCACGAATTAAGACCCATCTTCAGTTAGCCAAAATTAATGTAGCTTATGGACGCTTTGTGCCTCGGGAGTTTCTGCAATTTTTAGAAAGGGAAAGTATTCTTGATGTCCAATTAGGGGACTATGTCCAAAAAGAGATGACAGTACTTTTTTCGGATATTCGCTCCTTTACTAGTTTATCAGAGAGGATGTCACCGGAAGAAAATTTTAATTTTATCAACGGCTATTTAAGTCGAGTCAGTCCAGTGATTCGTAATTATAAAGGCTTCATTGATAAATATATTGGTGATGCGGTGATGGCGTTGTTTCCCGAAAAGGCTGATCATGCCCTAAACGCAGCCATTGAGATGCAAAAGCAAGTTTATCTTTATAACTCCCATCGGCACAATAGTGGTTATGAAGCGATTGCGATTGGTATTGGTTTGCACAAGGGGAGTTTAATTTTAGGAACAGTGGGGGAATCTCAACGGATGGATACAACCGTGATTGCTGATACTGTAAATTTGGCCTCCCGTTTGGAAAGTTTAACCAAGATTTATGGAACAGAGATTTTGATTAGTAAACCAACCTTGACTGATCTGGATAATCGAGAAAGTTATCATTATCGGTGTCTAGGGCGAGTCAAGGTGAAGGGTAAAAGTCAACCAGTGGAAATCTTTGAAGTGTATGATGCTAATCCTGAGGATTTGATTGCTTTCAAGTCCAACACAACTCCTCGGTTTGAGGAAGCAGTTGCCTATTATGTAGAAGAAGACTTTGCTCAGGCGCAACAGATTTTTGAGGAACTTTTACAGAGTAATCACCAAGACCGGGTGGTTGAACTTTATATTGAACGGTGTGCTAAAGCCCAGGTATTTGGGGTGTCGGAATTGGATATTGTGATTACTTGA
- a CDS encoding tetratricopeptide repeat protein: MICAIAGMGGVGKTELALQYALRYQHNYPGGLCWLPVRGADIGTQLISFGRTELGLTIPDQLEFKEQVRYCWRNWPEGTALIVLDDVVDYQEISSYLPPAQPRFKVLITSRENPEPSIKHIDLDVLSSKVALELLRKLVGKERIDKELTEAEALCEWLGYLPLGLQLVGGYLALHPRLTIPKIQKRLEKQKLAAKALLDLKLGQIKPLLGVAAALELSWEDLKDCPEAQQLGCRLSLFGQAPFEWSLVESCVIETEDEDDWEEQQEELEELRDSFLVNRNLLQLSEQQTYRLHQLIREFFQTKLAQLPEADRYKQRFCQAMVAVAKEIPDTPTRDDITAVTPAIPHLKEAATVLTDWLRDEDLINPFVGLGRFYQGQGTYDQAKPWYEQCLNITRSHLGENHPDVATSLDNLGDIYYFQGRYDEAKPIYQQALEMRKQLLGHHHPDVATSLNNLAYLYHSMGRYDQAEPLIQQALEMYKQLLGHHHPNVATSLHKLGLLYNSIGRYDQAEPLIQQALEMRKQLLGNDHPKVATSLNNLGLLYKSTGRYDQAEPLYQQALEIAEQRLGSNHPDTVTYRENLERLRDDL, encoded by the coding sequence GTGATTTGTGCCATTGCCGGAATGGGTGGTGTGGGCAAAACCGAATTAGCTCTACAATATGCTCTGAGATATCAGCATAACTACCCTGGGGGGTTGTGCTGGCTGCCAGTGCGGGGGGCAGATATCGGAACTCAACTTATTAGTTTTGGGCGTACGGAATTAGGATTAACCATTCCAGATCAACTAGAGTTCAAGGAACAGGTAAGATACTGCTGGAGAAATTGGCCAGAAGGCACAGCATTGATCGTGCTGGATGATGTGGTAGACTATCAAGAAATTAGCTCCTATTTGCCTCCGGCGCAACCCCGTTTCAAGGTACTGATCACCAGTCGTGAAAATCCTGAGCCTTCGATCAAACATATTGACCTGGATGTACTATCCTCAAAGGTAGCATTAGAATTATTGCGTAAGCTTGTTGGCAAAGAACGCATTGACAAGGAACTAACCGAAGCAGAAGCCTTATGTGAATGGTTGGGTTATTTGCCTTTGGGTTTGCAGTTAGTAGGAGGATATTTAGCTCTACATCCGAGGTTAACCATTCCTAAAATTCAGAAACGTTTAGAGAAACAAAAATTAGCAGCTAAGGCATTACTTGATCTTAAACTTGGGCAAATCAAACCCCTGTTGGGAGTAGCAGCAGCCTTGGAGTTATCCTGGGAGGATTTGAAAGATTGTCCAGAAGCCCAGCAGTTGGGATGTCGTCTGAGTCTGTTTGGTCAAGCTCCTTTTGAGTGGTCACTGGTAGAGTCTTGTGTGATCGAAACTGAAGATGAGGATGACTGGGAAGAACAACAAGAAGAATTGGAAGAATTACGGGATAGCTTCCTAGTCAATCGTAATCTGTTGCAACTGAGTGAACAGCAAACCTATCGGCTCCATCAACTAATTCGAGAATTTTTCCAGACCAAGCTGGCTCAATTACCAGAGGCCGATCGCTACAAGCAACGCTTTTGTCAGGCAATGGTGGCCGTGGCCAAAGAAATTCCTGATACACCAACTCGTGATGATATTACAGCAGTTACCCCCGCCATCCCTCATTTAAAGGAAGCTGCCACAGTCCTCACTGACTGGCTCAGGGATGAAGATTTAATAAACCCCTTTGTTGGCTTAGGAAGATTCTATCAGGGTCAAGGTACCTATGACCAGGCTAAACCCTGGTATGAGCAATGTTTAAATATAACCAGAAGCCACCTGGGTGAGAACCATCCCGATGTGGCCACCAGTCTCGACAACTTGGGAGACATCTACTATTTTCAGGGGCGCTATGACGAGGCCAAACCCATCTATCAACAGGCATTGGAGATGAGAAAGCAGCTGCTGGGTCACCACCATCCCGATGTGGCCACCAGTCTCAACAACCTGGCATATCTCTACCACTCAATGGGGCGCTATGACCAGGCCGAACCTCTCATTCAACAGGCATTGGAGATGTATAAGCAGCTGCTGGGTCACCACCATCCCAATGTGGCTACCAGTCTCCACAAACTGGGATTACTCTACAACTCAATTGGGCGCTATGATCAGGCCGAACCCCTCATTCAACAGGCATTGGAGATGAGAAAGCAGCTGCTGGGTAACGACCATCCCAAGGTGGCCACCAGTCTCAACAACCTGGGATTACTCTACAAGTCAACGGGGCGCTATGATCAGGCCGAACCCCTGTATCAGCAGGCTTTGGAGATTGCCGAACAGAGGTTAGGGTCAAATCATCCTGATACTGTAACCTATCGTGAGAATCTGGAAAGGTTGCGCGATGATTTGTAA
- a CDS encoding catalase family protein — MTKLEIGQENVPPDEEEATREIAQISERLIDKHPPVKRGEHPKAHGCVRGAFIIDPNLPNDDKIRVGIFKEPGKRFPACIRFSNFSEQKDTKGDAHGMAVKLMGVPGEKVLEDEKYEETQDFLLIDHPLFVVRNAKDYIEFFAEIERSGSRNPIKFFITGLNPFKWRWREIQIGLRIRLSKIRSPLESQYWSTTPYKYGSGAIKFSLKPSPDNISTNSKSIPKTENYLRDAIREHLNNKEACFDFLIQFQTDADKMPIEDPTIDWKSPYQKVATLKIPAQTFESPEQIKFCEDLSYTPWHSLPEHRPLGGINRPRKQVYELISRLRNQLNNVPHKEPTTEEFFSIFPLDFLQK; from the coding sequence ATGACTAAATTAGAAATTGGTCAAGAAAACGTACCGCCGGATGAAGAAGAAGCGACTCGTGAAATTGCCCAAATCAGTGAACGACTTATTGACAAACATCCTCCTGTAAAACGGGGAGAACATCCCAAAGCTCATGGTTGTGTTAGAGGAGCATTTATCATTGACCCTAACCTCCCTAACGATGACAAGATTAGAGTAGGTATTTTTAAAGAACCAGGCAAGCGTTTCCCCGCTTGTATTCGCTTCTCAAATTTCAGTGAGCAGAAGGATACCAAAGGTGATGCCCATGGTATGGCGGTTAAACTGATGGGTGTACCAGGGGAAAAAGTCTTGGAAGATGAAAAATATGAAGAAACCCAAGACTTTTTGCTAATAGACCACCCGCTTTTCGTGGTTCGCAATGCCAAAGACTACATTGAGTTTTTTGCAGAAATTGAACGTTCCGGAAGCCGGAATCCCATAAAGTTTTTCATAACTGGACTTAATCCATTTAAATGGCGCTGGCGTGAGATCCAGATCGGACTACGGATTCGGTTGTCCAAAATTCGCAGTCCATTAGAATCTCAATATTGGAGTACAACCCCATACAAATATGGGTCAGGAGCGATTAAATTTTCCCTGAAACCTTCTCCTGATAATATCTCAACTAATTCTAAGTCGATTCCTAAAACAGAAAACTATCTCCGCGACGCAATCCGAGAACATCTTAACAATAAAGAAGCTTGCTTTGATTTCTTAATTCAGTTTCAGACCGATGCCGATAAGATGCCAATTGAAGACCCCACCATCGATTGGAAATCACCCTATCAAAAAGTAGCTACTCTCAAGATTCCTGCTCAGACCTTTGAATCCCCTGAGCAAATCAAATTTTGTGAGGATTTGTCCTATACCCCATGGCATTCTCTACCAGAGCATAGACCTTTAGGGGGAATCAACCGTCCTCGCAAGCAGGTTTACGAGTTAATTTCTCGGCTACGAAACCAACTGAATAATGTCCCCCATAAAGAACCCACAACAGAAGAATTTTTCTCGATTTTCCCCCTAGACTTCTTGCAGAAGTAG